tctaggggtgagtctcaatagtctgGTTTAGTcagtctaggggtgagtctcaacAGTCTGGTttagtctaggggtgagtctcagTCTGGCttagtctaggggtgagtctcaatagtctctagtttagtctaggggtgagtcctaatagtctctagtgtagtaaaggggtgagtctcaatattctctagtgtagtctaggggtgagtctcaatagtatctagtgtagtctaggagtgagtctcaatagtctggtttagtctaggggtgagtctcaaatgtagtctaggggtgagtctcaatagtctgGTTTAGTCTAGGGGTTAGTCTCAGTAGTTTCTACTGTAGTGTAGGGAATTCTCATTAGTATGTTGTCTGTTATACTAATGCTGCCACTAGATTTGGGTCAGATggacctgttagtgagcattttaatTTGGCAGTCTAGTTCGACAATTGAGATGCACCGCTAGGAGGAAACAaaactagactattgagatgtgttctagaaggatattagactagattattgagatgtacccctagaaggatattagatcacactattgagatgtacccctagaaggatattagatcacactattgagactcacccctagaaTGATTTTGAGAGGTCATTACATGCGACCCAAAGTGTCATTATATTCCAACAGTAATGAAAAAAATGACAAATCTATATTCTACGAGTGTTACATAATATATTAGATTTAATGATTACAAGACAAGTACAAACCAGCCGAGGCTCTACAACAGTTTTAAAACATTGTAGTGGTCCACATTAGTCCCTCAGACACTTTGACACTTCAGTGATATGCCCaaaataacacatttaaatgtaaatATAGTTACAGCAGTTAATAATTAGAGGGAACTATGatcaaataaaaacataaaacaattaaaaataaataaattgttcaATAGGAAAGTTTATTTTAGTTATTTTCAGTAGAAACATTTTGACGGATAAATTGTGTGGAAGTGTGAATACCTCATGAATTGATGTCTGTGAGAGGTTAAGTGTTAAATAATAGTAACGTGTAAGATAAGGGCCTAGCTTCCATCAAATCAGCTGTTTACCAGCGATAGCCGACAGCTGGTGTTCCATCAAATCAGCTGTTTACCAGCGACAGCCGACAGCTGGTGTTTTGGCAGTGTCAGAGGTGTAGCTGAATCTTAATCAGCTGTCAAATCGGTAAGCACGAAAAGTACACCGAACCTTCTCGGGTTACAAGTTCAGAACGAGTGTGTTGGTTATATAGAAAATATTGACGCTCAATTTGGGAAAAATCATTATaacctaatcgaggtgtagattacatctcacattccagtgttcgaacCAAGGCTACATGGGATTTCTGTTAATGTACCTTCCTGCAGCCAAGGTATATTTGACAgctctttattttttttaaatttaagtcagttaataagaacaaattatttttttcgATGACAGCTTAGGAACAGtggacagcctaggaacagtggacagcctaggaacagtggacagcctaggaacagtggacagcctaggaacagtggacagcctaggaacagtggacagcctaggaacagcatTAGAGCTGTCAATTTGGGgtgaggaggcaggtagcctagtggttagagtgtataggcggcaggtagcctagtggttagagtgtagaggaggcaggtagcctagtggttagagtgtagaggaggcaggtagcctagtggttagagcgttggactagtaaccgaaaggttgcaagatcgaatcccccgagctgacgaggtaaaattctgtcgttctgcccctgaacaaggcagttaacccactgttcctaggctgtctttttttttttgtcaagtttatattttgggttttGATGGGTTACGACAGTTGAGCTAAACTCATGAGGTTAATTATATAATTATATAAGaatatgttatattcttcaagaatcaatgggtagatataattcatttataagtcaaaaaataggtgtagcaactaaggattctagctttaaggcTGTAACTATGAGAGCTGGGAAACCGTTAATTGGTTAAACCAATGCCACAGCAGCTATGCCCCAGGCTATTAGCTAGCTGGCCTAGCAGCTAGCAGAGCCACAGCAGCTATGCCCCAGGCTATTAGCTAGCCTAGCAGCTAGCAGAGCCACAGCAGCTATGCCCCAGGCtattagctagccagcagctGTACCATTAACAGAGCCAAACTGAGAGGCAAGGCAGCCTGAGAGAAGGCAGTGGGTCGGGGAGCACTTCCTGATGTGGTTGATGACCCTGAAAAAGTAGGAAAAACAGAGATATTGTTCAGTAAATTACAAAAGGGGATTGTCTTTTCATGTTTCTGTTCAAATGTTGACTTTGCTCTTATAGATGTGTACGGTGACAGTGAaacaggggcggactgggaccagaaattggCCCTGGCATTTTGAACATATTGGCTCATTTCCCCCCAAATTATTAGCCAGATAATTATAATTTTTACCCCCAGAAAAACACTGGGCTgaaaatggaccagcccatctgggcATTTGCCCaaaatgccagatggccagtccgcACCTGGAGATGAATACTTACCAGCACTGATGCTTCCTGGTATCAAGCTCAGGGAGGTGAAACTGCTGGTGAGAAGTGCTGGTACGCTGCTTGAGCTGGGAACCGAAGACTGCTTGTCGAACACGACGATCATGTCGGTAACTACAGATCCACTCCTActcaggagaaggagagaaaatggACAACCCTCAgaaatcattatcatcatcagcaTTGTCAAATAACAGAAGGTAGAACAGAAACCTAGTCAACCAGTAATGAGAATTCATACACTTACCGAAACGATCTGACAATGGAACGACGGAAGCCTGGGGTTTTAGCAAAAGCCTTGTTCACCTGCGTTGAAAGATTTAACATAGGATTATCAAAGGTTACATGAAAACAGGGCCCTTGACGGCATTAATAGAAGCTTTGGATTTAATTGTCTTTCATAGTAAACAGACCTCTCGATAGTACCAATTGACTTTGTTCATTTGAATACATATTGTTGACATTGTTATATGTTGTTTGTAACAATATAGTCTACAAGTACATCAACATTTCCAGAgtatggctcactgatgatagggttttacaggaggcatgtacaggctcactgatgatagggttttacaggaggcatgtacaggctcactgatgatagggttttacaggagacatgtacaggctcactgatgatagggttttacaggaggcatgtatggctcactgatgataggattttacaggaggcatgtacaggctcactgatgatagggttttacaagaggcatgtatggctcactgatgatagggttttacaggaggcatgtacaggatcactgatgatagggttttacaggaggcatgtacaggatcactgatgatagggttttacaggaggcatgtaaaggctcactgatgatagggttttacaggaggcatgtacaggctcactgatgatagggttttacaggaggcatgtatggctcactgatgatagggttttacaggaggcatgtatggctcactgatgatagggttttacaggaggcatgtacaggctcactgatgatagggttttacaggaggcatgtacaggctcactgatgatagggttttacaggaggcatgtacaggctcactaatgatagggttttacaggaggcatgtacaggctcactgatgatagggttttacaggaggcatgtacaggctcactgatgatagggttttacaggaggcatgtacaggctcactaatgatagggttttacaggaggcatgtacaggctcactgatgatagggttttacaggaggcatgtacaggctcactgatgatagggttttacaggaggcatgtacaggctcactgatgatagggttttacaggaggcatgtatggctcactgatgataggattttacaggaggcatgtacaggctcactgatgatagggttttacaggaggcatgtatggctcactgatgatagggttttacaggaggcatgtacaggatcactgatgatagggttttacaggaggcttgTACAGGCTcgctgatgatagggttttacaggaggcatgtacaggctcactgatgatagggttttacaggaggcatgtacaggctcaatgatgatagggttttacaggaggcatgtacaggctccctgatgatagggttttacaggaggcatgtacaggctcactgatgatagggttttacaggaggcatgtacaggctcactgatgatagggttttacaggaggcatgtacaggtctAAAAGGgacaattacatttatttattaagcctttatttaactaggcaagtcagctaagatcaaattcttatttacaatgacggcctaccccctcggccaaaccctaaccaggacgacgctgggccaattgtgcactgccctatgggactcccaatcacggccggttgtgatacagcctggaatcgaaccagggtctgtagtggcgcctctagcactgagatgcagtgccttagaccgctgtgatacagcctggaatcgaaccagggtctgtagtgacgcctctagcactgagatgcagtgccttagaccgctgtgatacagcctggaattgaaccagggtctgtagtgacacctctagcactgagatgcagctgGCATGGAATCGCCTAGATACTTACCTCAGAGGTCACTTTGGCAGCCAGATTCTTGAACTCTGAAGAGGACGAGTTGGAAAGATCTGAGTTGAACGTCTGGTCGAGACTGAACTGAAGACTCATTGCTCCTTCACTAGAAGATGGAGGGTCAGGTGATGCGACAGCAGCGGAAGTGGTTGCTGCTGCAGGAGTGGTGGtgttgacagctgctgcaggaggggtggtggtgacagctgatGACTTTGCTCTTATAGATGTGTACGGTGACAGTGAaacaggggcggactgggaccagaaattggCCCTGGCATTTTGAACATATTGGCTCATTTCCCCCCAAATTATTAGCCAGATAATTATAATTTTTACCCCCAGAAAAACACTGGGCTgaaaatggaccagcccatctgggcATTTGCCCaaaatgccagatggccagtccgcACCTGGAGATGAATACTTACCAGCACTGATGCTTCCTGGTATCAAGCTCAGGGAGGTGAAACTGCTGGTGAGAAGTGCTGGTACGCTGCTTGAGCTGGGAACCGAAGACTGCTTGTCGAACACGACGATCATGTCGGTAACTACAGATCCACTCCTActcaggagaaggagagaaaatggACAACCCTCAgaaatcattatcatcatcagcaTTGTCAAATAACAGAAGGTAGAACAGAAACCTAGTCAACCAGTAATGAGAATTCATACACTTACCGAAACGATCTGACAATGGAACGACGGAAGCCTGGGGTTTTAGCAAAAGCCTTGTTCACCTGCGTTGAAAGATTTAACATAGGATTATCAAAGGTTACATGAAAACAGGGCCCTTGACGGCATTAATAGAAGCTTTGGATTTAATTGTCTTTCATAGTAAACAGACCTCTCAATAGTACCAATTGACTTTGTTCATTTGAATACATATTGTTGACATTGTTATATGTTGTTTGTAACAATATAGTCTACAAGGACATCAACATTTCCAGAgtatggctcactgatgatagggttttacaggaggcttgtacaggctcactgatgatagggttttacaggaggcatgtacaggctcactgatgatagggttttacaggaggcatgtacaggctcactgatgatagggttttacaggaggcatgtacaggctcactgatgatagggttttacaggaggcatgtacaggctcactaatgatagggttttacaggaggcatgtatggctcactgatgatagggttttacaggaggcatgtacatgatcactgatgatagggttttacaggaggaaTGTACAtgatcactgatgatagggttttacaggaggcatgtatggctcactgatgatagggttttacaggaggcatgtatggctcactgatgatagggttttacaggaggcatgtacaggctcactgatgatagggttttacaggaggcatgtacaggctcactgatgatagggttttacaggaggcatgtacaggctcactaatgatagggttttacaggaggcatgtacaggctcactgatgatagggttttacaggaggcatgtacaggctcactgatgatagggttttacaggaggcatgtacaggctcactaatgatagggttttacaggaggcatgtacaggctcactgatgatagggttttacaggaggcatgtacaggctcactgatgatagggttttacaggaggcatgtacaggctcactgatgatagggttttacaggaggcatgtatggctcactgatgataggattttacaggaggcatgtacaggctcactgatgatagggttttacaggaggcatgtatggctcactgatgatagggttttacaggaggcatgtacaggatcactgatgatagggttttacaggaggcttgTACAGGCTcgctgatgatagggttttacaggaggcatgtacaggctcactgatgatagggttttacaggaggcatgtacaggctcaatgatgatagggttttacaggaggcatgtacaggctccctgatgatagggttttacaggaggcatgtacaggctcactgatgatagggttttacaggaggcatgtacaggctcactgatgatagggttttacaggaggcatgtacaggtctAAAAGGgacaattacatttatttattaagcctttatttaactaggcaagtcagctaagatcaaattcttatttacaatgacggcctaccccctcggccaaaccctaaccaggacgacgctgggccaattgtgcactgccctatgggactcccaatcacggccggttgtgatacagcctggaatcgaaccagggtctgtagtggcgcctctagcactgagatgcagtgccttagaccgctgtgatacagcctggaatcgaaccagggtctgtagtgacgcctctagcactgagatgcagtgccttagaccgctgtgatacagcctggaattgaaccagggtctgtagtgacacctctagcactgagatgcagctgGCATGGAATCGCCTAGATACTTACCTCAGAGGTCACTTTGGCAGCCAGATTCTTGAACTCTGAAGAGGACGAGTTGGAAAGATCTGAGTTGAACGTCTGGTCGAGACTGAACTGAAGACTCATTGCTCCTTCACTAGAAGATGGAGGGTCAGGTGATGCGACAGCAGCGGAAGTGGTTGCTGCTGCAGGAGTGGTGGtgttgacagctgctgcaggaggggtggtggtgacagctgatGACTTTGCTCTTATAGATGTGTACGGTGACAGTGAaacaggggcggactgggaccagaaattggCCCTGGCATTTTGAACATATTGGCTCATTTCCCCCCAAATTATTAGCCAGATAATTATAATTTTTACCCCCAGAAAAACACTGGGCTgaaaatggaccagcccatctgggcATTTGCCCaaaatgccagatggccagtccgcACCTGGAGATGAATACTTACCAGCACTGATGCTTCCTGGTATCAAGCTCAGGGAGGTGAAACTGCTGGTGAGAAGTGCTGGTACGCTGCTTGAGCTGGGAACCGAAGACTGCTTGTCGAACACGACGATCATGTCGGTAACTACAGATCCACTCCTActcaggagaaggagagaaaatggACAACCCTCAgaaatcattatcatcatcagcaTTGTCAAATAACAGAAGGTAGAACAGAAACCTAGTCAACCAGTAATGAGAATTCATACACTTACCGAAACGATCTGACAATGGAACGACGGAAGCCTGGGGTTTTAGCAAAAGCCTTGTTCACCTGCGTTGAAAGATTTAACATAGGATTATCAAAGGTTACATGAAAACAGGGCCCTTGACGGCATTAATAGAAGCTTTGGATTTAATTGTCTTTCATAGTAAACAGACCTCTCAATAGTACCAATTGACTTTGTTCATTTGAATACATATTGTTGACATTGTTATATGTTGTTTGTAACAATATAGTCTACAAGGACATCaacatttccagagtgggctctctgcTGATTCTGAAGTTCTGATCAATTTCACGAGCACCACCAACACAACGAATGGTAAATGGATTCAAAGGAaactccctctgctggtgattCGTTGAATGTACAATCTtaaaggagggctgtgattggtaAATTACCTATTTTCTATGTATAAAATGGGTCATATCATTAAAGAGCTCTGGAAATGTTACGTGTTTGAAGATATATTGTCCCAAATCAAAAAAGGCTACTTTTTGAGATATTAAAGTGGCATGTAACTTTTTTgggggcgacccgaccaaattcacatagaaatgtgagttatagatctgtctgtactgatgatagggtttttacaggaggcatgtacaggctcactgatgatagggttttacaggaggcatgtacaggctcactgatgatagggttttacaggaggcatgtacaggctcactgatgatagggttttacaggaggcatgtacaggctccttgatgatagggttttacaggaggcatgtacaggctcactgatgatagggttttacaggaggcatgtacaggctcactgatgatagggttttacaggaggcatgtacaggctcactgatgatagggttttacaggaggcatgtatggctcactgatgatagggttttacaggaggcatgtacaggctcactgatgatagggttttacaggaggcatgtacaggctccttgatgatagggttttacaggaggcatgtacggttcactgatgatagggttttacaggaggcatgtacaggatcactgatgatagggttttacaggaggcatgtacaggctcactgatgatagggttttacaggaggcatgtacaggctcactgatgatagggttttacaggaggcatgtacaggctcactgatgatagggtttcacaggaggcatgtacaggctcactgatgatagggttttacaggaggcatgtacaggctcactgatgatagggttttacaggaggcatgtacaggctcactgatgatagggttttacaggaggcatgtacaggctcactgatgatagggttttacaggaggcatgtacaggctcactgatgatagggttttacaggaggcatgtacaggctcactgatgatagggttttacaggaggcatgtatggctcactgatgatagggttttacaggaggcatgtacatgatcactgatgatagggttttacaggaggaaTGTACATGATCACTGaagatagggttttacaggaggcatgtatggctcactgatgatagggttttacaggaggcatgtacaggctcactgatgatagggttttacaggaggcatgtacaggctcaatgatgatagggttttacaggaggcatgtacaggctcactgatgatagggttttacaggaggcatgtacaggctcactgatgatagggttttacaggaggcatgtacaggctcaatgatgatagggttttacaggaggcatgtacaggctcactgatgatagggttttacaggaggcatgtacaggtctAAAAGGgacaattacatttatttattaagcctttatttaactaggcaagtcagctaagatcaaattcttatttacaatgacggcctaccccctcggccaaaccctaaccaggacgacgctgggccaattgtgcactgccctatgggactcccaatcacggccggttgtgatacagcctggaatcgaaccagggtctgtagtggcgcctctagcactgagatgcagtgccttagaccgttgtgatacagcctggaattgaagcagggtctgtagtgacgcctctagcactgagatgcagtgccttagaccgctgtgatacagcctggaattgaaccagggtctgtagtgatgcctctagcactgagatgcagtgccttagaccgctgtgatacagcctggaatcgaaccagggtctgtagtgacgcctctagcactgagatgcagtgccttagaccgctgtgatacagcctggaattgaaccagggtctgtagtgacacctctagcactgagatgcagctgGCATGGAATCGCCTAGATACTTACCTCAGAGGTCACTTTGGCAGCCAGATTCTTGAACTCTGAAGAGGACGAGTTGGAAAGATCTGAGTTGAACGTCTGGTCGAGACTGAACTGAAGACTCATTGCTCCTTCACTAGAAGATGGAGGGTCAGGTGATGCGACAGCAGCGGAAGTGGTTGCTGCAACAGGAGCGGTGGTGGtgttgacagctgctgcaggagtggTGGtgttgacagctgctgcaggagcggTGGtgttgacagctgctgcaggagcggTGGtgttgacagctgctgcaggagcggTGGtgttgacagctgctgcaggagcggTGGtgttgacagctgctgcaggagcggTGGtgttgacagctgctgcaggagcggTGGtgttgacagctgctgcaggagcggTGGtgttgacagctgctgcaggggcggtggtgacagctgctgcaggaggggtggtggtgacagctgctgactTTGCTCTTATAGATGTGTACGTGACAGTGAaacaggggcggactgggaccagaaattggCCCTGGCATTTTGAACATATTGGCTCATTTCCCCCCAAATTATTAGCCAGATAATTATAATTTTTACCCCCAGAAAAACACTGGGCTgaaaatggaccagcccatctgggcATTTGCCCaaaatgccagatggccagtccgcACCTGGAGATGAATACTTACCAGCACTGATGGTTCCTGATAGAATGTTCAGGGAGGTGGAACTGTTGGTGAGAAGTGCTGGTACGCTGCTTGAGCTGGGAACCGAAGTCTGATTGTCGAACACGACGGTCATGTTGGTAACTACAGATCCACTCCTActcaggagaaggagagaaaatggACAACCCTCagaaatcatcatcatcatcatcatcatcagcattgTCAAATAACAGAAGGTAGAACAGAAACCTAGTCAACCAGTAATGAGAATTCATACACTTACCGAAACGATCTGACAATGGAACGACGGAAGCCTGGGGTTTTAGCAAAAGCCTTGTTCACCTGCGTTGAAAGATTTAACATAGGATTATGAAAGGTTACATGAAAACAGGGCCCTTGACGGCATTAATAGAAGCTTTGGGTTTAATTATCTTTCATAGTAAACAGACCTCTCAATAGTACCAATTGACTTTGTTCATTTGAATACATATTGTTGACATTGTTATATGTTGTTTGTAACAATATAGTCTACAAGGACATCAACATTTCCAGAgtatggctcactgatgatagggttttacaggaggcatgtacaggctcactaatgatagggttttacaggaggcatgtacaggctcactgatgatagggttttacaggaggcatgtacaggctcactgatgatagggttttacaggagacatgtacaggctcactgatgatagggttttacaggaggcatgtatggctcactgatgataggattttacaggaggcatgtacaggctcactgatgatagggttttacaagaggcatgtatggctcactgatgatagggttttacaggaggcatgtacaggatcactgatgatagggttttacaggaggcatgtacaggatcactgatgatagggttttacaggaggcatgtacaggctcactgatgatagggttttacaggaggcatgtacaggctcactgatgatagggttttacaggaggcatgtatggctcactgatgaaagggttttacaggaggcatgtacaggctcactgatgatagggttttacaggaggcatgtatggctcactgatgatagggttttacaggaggcatgtacatgatcactgatgatagggttttacaggaggaaTGTACAT
This genomic interval from Salvelinus alpinus chromosome 6, SLU_Salpinus.1, whole genome shotgun sequence contains the following:
- the LOC139579629 gene encoding ice-structuring glycoprotein-like isoform X5, whose protein sequence is MKPLMILLLLAAAVTTTATPAAAVTTTNLTAAVTTTNLAAALTTTATPAAAVTSANPAAVTTPSPAAAVTTTNLTAAVTTTATPAAAVTNTATAAAITIPAPATAVTTAAPAAGVTTAAPATAVTTAVLATAVNTTSPAAAVTNADPAVAVTTAAPAAGITTAAPAAVTTAVLATAVTNADPAVAVTTTPPAAAVTKATLAAVTTAAPEPAVTTATQAAVTTTAPAAAITIPAPATAVILAAPAAGVTTTAPPAAAVTTTAPPAAAVTTTAPPAAAVTTTAPPAAAVTTTAPPAAAVTTTAPPAAAVTTTATPAAATTSAAVASTDPPSSSEGTLSLQFRLNQTFNSDLSNPSSSEFKTLAAKVTSEVNKAFAKTPGFRRSIVRSFRSGSVVTDMTLVFDNQTSVPSSSSVPALLTSSSTSLNILSGTISAAAVNTTTPAAATTSAAVASPDPPSSSEGAMSLQFSLNQTFNSDLSNSSSSEFKNLAAKVTSEVNKAFAKTPGFRRSIVRSFRSGSVVTNMTVVFDNQTSVPSSSSVPALLTNSSTSLNILSGTISAAAVTTAPAAAVNTTAPAAAVNTTAPAAAVNTTAPAAAVNTTAPAAAVNTTAPAAAVNTTAPAAAVNTTAPAAAVNTTTPAAAVNTTTAPVAATTSAAVASPDPPSSSEGAMSLQFSLDQTFNSDLSNSSSSEFKNLAAKVTSEVNKAFAKTPGFRRSIVRSFRSGSVVTDMIVVFDKQSSVPSSSSVPALLTSSFTSLSLIPGSISAAAVNTTTPAAATTSAAVASPDPPSSSEGAMSLQFSLDQTFNSDLSNSSSSEFKNLAAKVTSEVNKAFAKTPGFRRSIVRSFRSGSVVTDMIVVFDKQSSVPSSSSVPALLTSSFTSLSLIPGSISAAAVNTTTPAAATTSAAVASPDPPSSSEGAMSLQFSLDQTFNSDLSNSSSSEFKNLAAKVTSEVNKAFAKTPGFRRSIVRSFRSGSVVTDMIVVFDKQSSVPSSSSVPALLTSSFTSLSLIPGSISAGSSTTSGSAPRPTAFSQAALPLSLALLMVQLLAS
- the LOC139579629 gene encoding uncharacterized protein isoform X3, coding for MTLVFDNQTSVPSSSSVPALLTSSSTSLNILSGTISAAAVNTTTPAAATTSAAVASPDPPSSSEGAMSLQFSLNQTFNSDLSNSSSSEFKNLAAKVTSEVNKAFAKTPGFRRSIVRSFRSGSVVTNMTVVFDNQTSVPSSSSVPALLTNSSTSLNILSGTISAAAVTTAPAAAVNTTAPAAAVNTTAPAAAVNTTAPAAAVNTTAPAAAVNTTAPAAAVNTTAPAAAVNTTAPAAAVNTTTPAAAVNTTTAPVAATTSAAVASPDPPSSSEGAMSLQFSLDQTFNSDLSNSSSSEFKNLAAKVTSEVNKAFAKTPGFRRSIVRSFRSGSVVTDMIVVFDKQSSVPSSSSVPALLTSSFTSLSLIPGSISAAVNTTTPAAATTSAAVASPDPPSSSEGAMSLQFSLDQTFNSDLSNSSSSEFKNLAAKVTSEVNKAFAKTPGFRRSIVRSFRSGSVVTDMIVVFDKQSSVPSSSSVPALLTSSFTSLSLIPGSISAAAVNTTTPAAATTSAAVASPDPPSSSEGAMSLQFSLDQTFNSDLSNSSSSEFKNLAAKVTSEVNKAFAKTPGFRRSIVRSFRSGSVVTDMIVVFDKQSSVPSSSSVPALLTSSFTSLSLIPGSISAGSSTTSGSAPRPTAFSQAALPLSLALLMVQLLAS
- the LOC139579629 gene encoding uncharacterized protein isoform X4; the protein is MTLVFDNQTSVPSSSSVPALLTSSSTSLNILSGTISAAAVNTTTPAAATTSAAVASPDPPSSSEGAMSLQFSLNQTFNSDLSNSSSSEFKNLAAKVTSEVNKAFAKTPGFRRSIVRSFRSGSVVTNMTVVFDNQTSVPSSSSVPALLTNSSTSLNILSGTISAAAVTTAPAAAVNTTAPAAAVNTTAPAAAVNTTAPAAAVNTTAPAAAVNTTAPAAAVNTTAPAAAVNTTAPAAAVNTTTPAAAVNTTTAPVAATTSAAVASPDPPSSSEGAMSLQFSLDQTFNSDLSNSSSSEFKNLAAKVTSEVNKAFAKTPGFRRSIVRSFRSGSVVTDMIVVFDKQSSVPSSSSVPALLTSSFTSLSLIPGSISAAAVNTTTPAAATTSAAVASPDPPSSSEGAMSLQFSLDQTFNSDLSNSSSSEFKNLAAKVTSEVNKAFAKTPGFRRSIVRSFRSGSVVTDMIVVFDKQSSVPSSSSVPALLTSSFTSLSLIPGSISAAVNTTTPAAATTSAAVASPDPPSSSEGAMSLQFSLDQTFNSDLSNSSSSEFKNLAAKVTSEVNKAFAKTPGFRRSIVRSFRSGSVVTDMIVVFDKQSSVPSSSSVPALLTSSFTSLSLIPGSISAGSSTTSGSAPRPTAFSQAALPLSLALLMVQLLAS
- the LOC139579629 gene encoding uncharacterized protein isoform X1, whose amino-acid sequence is MTLVFDNQTSVPSSSSVPALLTSSSTSLNILSGTISAAVNTTTPAAATTSAAVASPDPPSSSEGAMSLQFSLNQTFNSDLSNSSSSEFKNLAAKVTSEVNKAFAKTPGFRRSIVRSFRSGSVVTNMTVVFDNQTSVPSSSSVPALLTNSSTSLNILSGTISAAAVTTAPAAAVNTTAPAAAVNTTAPAAAVNTTAPAAAVNTTAPAAAVNTTAPAAAVNTTAPAAAVNTTAPAAAVNTTTPAAAVNTTTAPVAATTSAAVASPDPPSSSEGAMSLQFSLDQTFNSDLSNSSSSEFKNLAAKVTSEVNKAFAKTPGFRRSIVRSFRSGSVVTDMIVVFDKQSSVPSSSSVPALLTSSFTSLSLIPGSISAAAVNTTTPAAATTSAAVASPDPPSSSEGAMSLQFSLDQTFNSDLSNSSSSEFKNLAAKVTSEVNKAFAKTPGFRRSIVRSFRSGSVVTDMIVVFDKQSSVPSSSSVPALLTSSFTSLSLIPGSISAAAVNTTTPAAATTSAAVASPDPPSSSEGAMSLQFSLDQTFNSDLSNSSSSEFKNLAAKVTSEVNKAFAKTPGFRRSIVRSFRSGSVVTDMIVVFDKQSSVPSSSSVPALLTSSFTSLSLIPGSISAGSSTTSGSAPRPTAFSQAALPLSLALLMVQLLAS